The Kitasatospora paranensis genome has a window encoding:
- a CDS encoding AMP-binding enzyme, whose protein sequence is MPAAGSDLDLARIRAELAADLPEYMVPAEIVAVREIPLTANGKVDTRGLQAGL, encoded by the coding sequence GTGCCCGCCGCCGGCAGCGACCTCGACCTCGCCCGGATCCGGGCCGAACTGGCCGCGGACCTGCCCGAGTACATGGTCCCCGCCGAGATCGTCGCCGTCCGGGAGATCCCGTTGACCGCCAACGGAAAGGTCGACACCCGCGGGCTGCAGGCCGGGCTGTGA
- a CDS encoding MbtH family protein: MSDTAVDSTYHVVVNHEEQYSIWEAHRRPPEGWRTAGFTGTRQQCLDRIAEVWTDLRPLGVRGGQPSASMEPR; the protein is encoded by the coding sequence GTGAGCGATACGGCCGTGGACAGCACGTACCACGTCGTGGTCAACCACGAGGAGCAGTACTCGATCTGGGAGGCGCACCGCAGGCCTCCGGAGGGCTGGCGCACCGCCGGGTTCACCGGCACCCGGCAGCAGTGCCTGGACCGCATCGCGGAGGTCTGGACGGACCTGCGTCCGCTCGGCGTCCGCGGCGGGCAGCCGTCCGCATCGATGGAACCGAGGTAG
- a CDS encoding acyl carrier protein: MIGQVPRERDLDLLGRAWRVSRTDLALTLWPYPDGRYGGALEYSSALYDETVAHGLAGRLRNLAEWFAADPELAIGAPGPDGPEPAADDAPAAQPAAEDGYRETILGFVRELLAQEDVGPDDDFMARGGTSLLAARLLWKIDTTFGTEVSMRAFFDRPTAGDLAREVAELRGAQPETLARHGDSTGRDT, encoded by the coding sequence GTGATCGGGCAGGTCCCGCGGGAGCGCGACCTCGACCTGCTGGGCCGTGCCTGGCGGGTCTCCCGGACGGACCTCGCGCTCACCCTCTGGCCGTACCCCGACGGACGGTACGGCGGCGCCCTCGAGTACTCCTCGGCGCTCTACGACGAGACGGTGGCGCACGGCCTCGCCGGCCGGCTGCGGAACCTGGCCGAGTGGTTCGCGGCCGACCCGGAGCTGGCGATCGGCGCACCCGGGCCGGACGGCCCGGAGCCGGCGGCGGACGACGCGCCGGCGGCGCAGCCGGCCGCCGAGGACGGGTACCGGGAGACGATCCTCGGCTTCGTCCGGGAGCTGCTCGCCCAGGAGGACGTGGGCCCGGACGACGACTTCATGGCCCGCGGCGGCACCTCGCTGCTCGCCGCACGCCTGCTGTGGAAGATCGACACGACCTTCGGCACGGAGGTGTCCATGCGGGCCTTCTTCGACCGGCCGACCGCGGGCGACCTCGCCCGGGAGGTCGCCGAGCTCCGCGGCGCGCAGCCGGAAACCCTTGCACGGCACGGTGATTCGACAGGGAGGGACACGTGA
- a CDS encoding condensation domain-containing protein, translating into MAALRRPRTGGRGGAGPGRGPARGAAHPVPDGRPGPGRGGRARRGVPVGLRTVRTAPEQVADTVADLLGEGFDLATAPLFRAALVHDGGPEQLLLLVCHHIIGDGWSSRLLEQELHGTVAALRDGRTPDLPDLPLRYADAAAWLRSQLTDELREDQLSYWRETLTGLPALELPTARERADHRSIDGAGVVVDLPAPAVEALLALGRRAGATPYVVLLTLWTVTLARAAGQWDFGVGSPHAGRTRPELHGLVGLFLNTVVLRPGLTPDLSFEDALALVEHTCREAFARHAVPFEAVADAVAPTRDASRTPCSRPCSR; encoded by the coding sequence CTGGCTGCCCTCCGACGTCCCCGCACCGGTGGTCGAGGAGGCGCTGGCCCGGGTCGTGGCCCGGCACGAGGTGCTGCGCACCCGGTACCTGATGGACGACCGGGGCCTGGTCGCGGTGGTCGAGCCCGCCGGGGAGTCCCGGTCGGGCTGCGCACCGTCCGGACGGCCCCGGAGCAGGTCGCCGACACCGTCGCCGACCTGCTCGGCGAGGGCTTCGACCTGGCGACCGCGCCGCTGTTCCGGGCCGCCCTCGTCCACGACGGCGGCCCCGAACAGCTGCTGCTCCTGGTGTGCCACCACATCATCGGCGACGGCTGGTCCTCCCGGCTGCTCGAACAGGAACTGCACGGGACGGTCGCCGCGCTCCGGGACGGCCGCACACCGGACCTCCCCGACCTGCCGCTGCGCTACGCCGACGCCGCCGCATGGCTGAGGTCGCAGCTGACCGACGAGCTGCGGGAGGACCAGCTCTCCTACTGGCGCGAGACACTGACCGGCCTGCCTGCGCTGGAACTCCCCACCGCCCGCGAACGCGCCGACCACCGCAGCATCGACGGCGCCGGGGTCGTCGTCGACCTGCCCGCGCCGGCCGTCGAGGCGCTGCTCGCCCTCGGCCGCCGGGCCGGCGCGACCCCGTACGTCGTCCTCCTGACGCTCTGGACGGTCACGCTCGCGCGGGCCGCGGGCCAGTGGGACTTCGGGGTCGGCTCCCCGCACGCCGGGCGGACCCGCCCCGAACTGCACGGCCTGGTCGGGTTGTTCCTCAACACCGTCGTGCTGCGGCCCGGCCTCACGCCCGACCTGTCCTTCGAGGACGCGCTCGCCCTGGTCGAGCACACCTGCCGGGAGGCCTTCGCCCGGCACGCCGTGCCCTTCGAGGCCGTCGCCGACGCCGTCGCCCCGACGCGCGACGCCTCCCGCACCCCCTGTTCCAGACCCTGTTCGCGCTGA
- a CDS encoding AMP-binding protein, translating into MSAAEFALPGAWRHTGPDAAAVRRVEVPYADLAAQLQALAADAGADPSAALAAAHVKVLGTLTEERVFGTDVLADDGSRDVRRLTAEPAAARSWRELVGQVAQALRSTAPAAARADGPRQPADRALLAVGTAALAPSDGASGPGRTYGLAVGAADGVLVLQSGGHLGAADLERLATMYRGVLEAMAKTPDGDAATNVLPDGERHAVLHRWAVGPSAGPEAGGVLDLFRDQAARTPDAPAVRVGGHTLDYRELDRRSTRIARHLLARGARPEVPVGVCLRRGPDLLPTLLGVWKSGAPYLPLDADLPAPRLRHMAAAAGCTLVVTRSEHLSLLGDPDRAEPVLLDAERAAIDALPHTPSTSRSARRSWPT; encoded by the coding sequence ATGAGCGCGGCGGAGTTCGCCCTGCCGGGCGCCTGGCGGCACACCGGGCCGGACGCGGCGGCGGTCCGCCGGGTGGAGGTGCCGTACGCCGACCTCGCCGCCCAGCTGCAGGCGCTCGCCGCCGACGCGGGCGCCGACCCGTCGGCCGCGCTGGCCGCGGCCCACGTCAAGGTCCTCGGCACGCTCACCGAGGAACGGGTGTTCGGCACCGATGTCCTGGCGGACGACGGCAGCCGCGACGTCCGCCGACTCACGGCGGAGCCCGCCGCCGCGCGCAGCTGGCGGGAGCTGGTCGGGCAGGTGGCGCAGGCCCTGCGCAGCACGGCCCCGGCCGCCGCCCGGGCCGACGGGCCACGGCAGCCGGCCGACCGCGCGCTGCTCGCCGTCGGCACCGCGGCGCTCGCCCCGTCCGACGGGGCGTCGGGCCCGGGCCGAACGTACGGGCTCGCCGTCGGGGCCGCTGACGGCGTCCTCGTCCTGCAGAGCGGCGGCCACCTCGGCGCCGCGGACCTGGAGCGGCTGGCGACGATGTACCGCGGCGTCCTGGAGGCGATGGCCAAGACACCGGACGGCGACGCGGCGACCAACGTCCTGCCGGACGGCGAACGGCACGCCGTGCTGCACCGCTGGGCCGTCGGGCCCTCCGCCGGGCCGGAGGCCGGCGGCGTCCTCGACCTCTTCCGGGACCAGGCGGCCCGGACGCCCGACGCGCCCGCCGTCCGGGTCGGCGGCCACACCCTCGACTACCGCGAGCTCGACCGGCGCTCCACGCGGATCGCCCGTCACCTGCTCGCCCGCGGCGCGCGTCCCGAGGTGCCGGTCGGCGTCTGCCTGCGCCGCGGCCCCGACCTGCTGCCGACCCTGCTGGGCGTCTGGAAGAGCGGCGCGCCCTACCTCCCGCTCGACGCCGACCTGCCCGCGCCCCGGCTGCGCCACATGGCCGCCGCCGCCGGCTGCACGCTCGTGGTCACCCGGTCGGAGCACCTGTCCCTGCTCGGCGACCCCGACCGGGCGGAGCCCGTCCTGCTGGACGCGGAACGCGCGGCGATCGACGCGCTGCCGCACACCCCCTCGACGTCGCGGTCGGCCCGGCGCAGCTGGCCTACGTGA
- a CDS encoding AMP-binding protein, whose product MIYTSGSTGAPKGVMVHHGGSPTTCAGRPGSTRPGAPEARRTSARSASTSASLACTRRW is encoded by the coding sequence GTGATCTACACCTCCGGGTCCACCGGCGCCCCCAAAGGCGTGATGGTGCACCACGGGGGCTCGCCAACTACGTGCGCTGGACGGCCCGGGAGTACGCGGCCCGGGGCACCGGAGGCTCGCCGCACTTCAGCTCGATCGGCTTCGACCTCGGCGTCCCTAGCCTGTACGCGCCGCTGGTGA
- a CDS encoding phosphopantetheine-binding protein, with product MHANFRKRIPPHTPAGTATPPAAAARGAEEAGTATPLTCHTVERLVCELWSDHFGLDVSPHDDFFDLGGDSLAITDIVAEARRRGLPLRSSAALRNPTPARLAEYLTLPRDTAPGGPAGALPWALDGGAASSDGPSDEAGAEVRVVTVAAGDPAEPLFVVHSDTHARAEREAVATWAAGREVLGFSLTGSAASVGEWAQLLLPALRARRPHGPYRLAGFGHGAAVAFDLAARLRGLGADVALLALVGPPAAAPSGTPATTLDVLLAGRLARFAGRFALTGGESLDEIHRRVRAEHWYEDTLRPADLPRLQRAWARRALAVQEYVWAPYDGPAVLVLDGAGPHPAEQAWHGAQDGPAVLRLDHGLESPLAVIRDQQVAATMRKALEG from the coding sequence CCGCGGCGCCGAGGAGGCGGGCACCGCGACGCCGCTCACCTGTCACACCGTCGAGCGTCTGGTGTGCGAGCTCTGGAGCGACCATTTCGGCCTGGACGTCTCGCCCCACGACGACTTCTTCGACCTGGGCGGCGACTCCCTCGCGATCACCGACATCGTGGCCGAGGCCCGCCGGCGCGGCCTGCCGCTGCGCAGTTCGGCGGCACTGCGGAACCCGACGCCGGCGCGGCTCGCCGAGTACCTGACCCTGCCGCGCGACACCGCGCCGGGCGGCCCCGCCGGGGCGCTCCCCTGGGCCCTGGACGGGGGCGCCGCATCCTCGGACGGCCCGTCGGACGAGGCCGGGGCCGAAGTCCGGGTGGTGACCGTCGCCGCGGGCGACCCGGCGGAGCCGCTGTTCGTCGTGCACTCGGACACCCACGCCCGCGCGGAGCGGGAGGCCGTCGCGACCTGGGCGGCCGGACGCGAGGTCCTCGGGTTCTCCCTCACCGGATCGGCTGCCTCCGTCGGCGAGTGGGCGCAGCTGCTCCTCCCGGCCCTGCGCGCACGCCGGCCCCACGGGCCCTACCGGCTCGCCGGCTTCGGCCACGGCGCGGCCGTCGCCTTCGACCTGGCCGCCCGCCTGCGCGGCCTCGGAGCCGACGTGGCGCTGCTGGCCCTGGTCGGCCCGCCCGCCGCGGCGCCGTCCGGCACGCCGGCCACCACCCTCGACGTCCTGCTCGCCGGCCGGCTGGCCCGGTTCGCCGGACGCTTCGCCCTCACCGGCGGCGAGAGCCTCGACGAGATCCACCGCCGCGTCCGCGCCGAGCACTGGTACGAGGACACGCTGCGGCCCGCCGACCTGCCGCGGCTGCAACGGGCATGGGCCCGGCGCGCCCTGGCCGTCCAGGAGTACGTGTGGGCCCCGTACGACGGCCCGGCCGTGCTGGTGCTGGACGGCGCCGGTCCGCACCCGGCCGAACAGGCCTGGCACGGCGCCCAGGACGGGCCGGCCGTCCTGCGGCTCGACCACGGACTCGAATCCCCGCTGGCCGTCATTCGGGACCAGCAGGTCGCCGCGACGATGAGGAAGGCGCTCGAAGGATGA